The window GCAAAAAGCTTGCAAACGTAAAGAAAACAACTGTACCACTGATTTCTTATATTGTGGAAATCAAGATATGGCTAATTATAATATCTGGAGGAACATTAGTGAGGGAGTTTTGAGCTCAGCGTGCCCTGTGGGTGATGAAACCAATCCCCCATTTGATTTTGGTATTTTCAGGCAGGCTTTGGCTTCTGAGATAGTTTCATCGAGAAAGttcttatcaaaatattgtTACTGTTTATGGTGGGGGCTGCAGAATCTGAGGTAAACAAACTTCTTTATCAGGTCACCTGATTATATATGTGAATGGTATAACCCATCATCTTCAAGTACATCAAAGTTATACTGACacatcatttttgcattttcacactTGATTTTATTAccattttactttctttttcaCTACTACCATTTCGGGATTAATGTTGGGTCACCACTACATGCTTATCAGATATGGAACATCTAGAGGGCCTTTGTAATTAACAATTTGGCTTTACCAATTAAGAGTTTTCTTACTCTTCTGCCTACTCTTCTTTCCAATAAGTTGCTTGAAGCTTTTCTACATGCACCCTGCGCATGTCACTGATAATATTATGTCATGGatatttgaaatcaaaataatacgGTCAGATAATCAAGGTATCCTCAAATGTGGTGCTTAAGCAATTTAAAGACATGAATCTTCGTCTTACCTGCAGTACTCTTGGACAAGGACTACAAACCAGCACTTACCCTGGAGAGTCTATATTCAGCATTGCACTAGCCATCTTCGGACTCATTCTTTTTGCACTTTTGATTGGGAATATGCAGGTAAATGGCGATATGTTACAAATGCGAGTATTTTCCTCACCCTCCTCTGTCCAACTTGTTATTGATGTAacaatcttcttcttctccttggTGTTAAGTGAAATAACACAtaactccctccatcccattacTCATGAtacatattcctttttgggttgtcccgtATAACAtgacatttttctttataagaCACCTTTGTTACTCACATGactttaaataatatatattcctCACATTACTTTTCAACTCCTAAATACCTCTGCctaaatgaaatgttttataaataatggGACAGTGGGAATAGTAATTTAGGACATTTGTATGCCGAATTATGAAAACAGATTTAATATCCATGAGTGTCTTTAAGTCCAAGTGGAGGTTATACGATCCTCTGCTGTTTGTGAGTCTTTATTATTGGGTATCTATCATTATTGACTCTTTATTCACTGtaccattaaaaaataataattttgtaatctgTAGATTCTGCACAATGCAAATCTTAGATATGTAAATGTCTCAACTTTTTAGCTGCTTTGCTCTTTCCACAGACATACCTTCAGTCACTCACAATCCGCCTTGAAGAGATGAGAGTTAAAAGGCGTGACTCGGAGCAATGGATGCATCATCGCTTGCTCCCACCAGACCTCAGAGAGCGGGTTAGACGCTATGATCAGTACAAGTGGTTGGAGACACGTGGTGTGGACGAGCATAGCTTGGTCGAGAGTTTACCAAAAGATCTCAGAAGAGACATAAAACGCCATCTTTGTTTGGCATTAGTCAAGAGGGTAAGCTTCTTATTAAAAGTTGCTTCTAAGTGCCTTAGAGTTCTGTAGCTATAAATACTGCCACAATTTTCACAGGTCCCACTGTTTGAGAATATGGATGAGAGATTGCTTGATGCCATCTGTGAGAGGCTGAAACCTTGTCTATACACCGAAAGCACTTACATCGTACGTGAGGGCGATCCAGTCGACGAGATGATATTTCTCATACGCGGCCGCCTCGAGAGCGTTACCACTGATGGTGGAAGAAGTGGGTTTTTCAACCGTAGTTTACTCAAAGAAGGAGATTTCTGTGGCGAGGAGCTTCTGACGTGGGCGCTGGATCCGAAGTCCGGTTCCAACCTGCCGTCCTCCACTCGGACTGTGAAGGCGCTGACCGAAGTGGAGGCTTTCGCACTGACGGCCGACGAGCTGAAATTCGTCGCCAGTCAATTCAGAAGGCTCCACAGCCGACAGGTCCAGCACACCTTCCGTTTCTACTCTCAGCAGTGGCGTACATGGGCAGCCTGCTTCATTCAAGCAGCATGGCGACGCTACTCCAAGAGGAAACTTCTCGAGCTGCAGagaaagaaggaagaagaggaggcaGGATTAGCCGGGGCGAGCAGCAATGCTGGCAGTGGCTCATACAGCATCGGTGCCACTTTCTTGGCTACCAA is drawn from Salvia hispanica cultivar TCC Black 2014 chromosome 6, UniMelb_Shisp_WGS_1.0, whole genome shotgun sequence and contains these coding sequences:
- the LOC125194075 gene encoding probable cyclic nucleotide-gated ion channel 5, translating into MFDCGPKTQYITGQRDKFVRLDDLDSRASSPSTSVAANKCGLSIDGLGRGNHRTPAPSKSFKRGMKKGSQGLKSIGRSLGFGVSRAVFPEDLKVSEKRIFDPQDKLLTLWNKLFVMSCILGVSIDPLFFFLPVFNKSEKCLDIDRKLAITATTLRTIVDAFYLIHMVLQFRTAYIAPSSRVFGRGELVIDPGQIAKRYLKCYFIIDFLAVLPLPQIVVWRFLQRSNGSDVLATKQALFFIILLQYIPRFARIMPLTSELKRTSGVFAETAWAGAVSYLLLYMLASHIVGAFWYLLSVERNDTCWQKACKRKENNCTTDFLYCGNQDMANYNIWRNISEGVLSSACPVGDETNPPFDFGIFRQALASEIVSSRKFLSKYCYCLWWGLQNLSTLGQGLQTSTYPGESIFSIALAIFGLILFALLIGNMQTYLQSLTIRLEEMRVKRRDSEQWMHHRLLPPDLRERVRRYDQYKWLETRGVDEHSLVESLPKDLRRDIKRHLCLALVKRVPLFENMDERLLDAICERLKPCLYTESTYIVREGDPVDEMIFLIRGRLESVTTDGGRSGFFNRSLLKEGDFCGEELLTWALDPKSGSNLPSSTRTVKALTEVEAFALTADELKFVASQFRRLHSRQVQHTFRFYSQQWRTWAACFIQAAWRRYSKRKLLELQRKKEEEEAGLAGASSNAGSGSYSIGATFLATKFAANAMRGVHRNRNLKSARELVKLQKPPEPDFTADAD